A genomic region of Drosophila kikkawai strain 14028-0561.14 chromosome X, DkikHiC1v2, whole genome shotgun sequence contains the following coding sequences:
- the Pop1 gene encoding ribonucleases P/MRP protein subunit POP1: MSNSQKLEYDSSLGGRVTLPSHITTYHYAAGALQEIRSLIADAEQTTQRSSKLIFQTLPKHMRRRAMSHHPKRLPRKYRQAHKSQMSKGGNQPVNGKRPSRKYRRRPKNLMREYIRRQRQHIWLETHIWHAKRFHMVNRWGHRLPLASCDKTYRACYRASAQHCLLQDISFYGCVELRGSLEALRQGFARLTSPECGLGIAAKTFVSGRREGNVELFADGQYPQGALQRVSFMWRPLKKEEEQQQPEELAERTLWLWLHPSAAQATIEQLVQVFQLKSKKQQKLPLEEEKEMEEEDKEKETEEKELPGGIKEKPLEKPLRFWTQTKAFEVEPTYSNLDETLHLVLMQRAFSRFRLTGPRAQGVLAASLRPKQTENQDEAKADYCQAALQLSSPSELLSNLVMGYQVVDPRLQRPKKRTKAEIVSQPSSSPGNLLLNQPKTLPESPLWSKETRQQLAKGIMTTQAYEQLRQQHAVVPGSPCAFEQEMQAVPLILIQRPGSQDSSYKRLAYGCGWDVIVPAGYGMNLWLTLTMWGARPGGLRELDTVAREAGAEIHLPDTVAGVQESAATAEELRNRYFRLPPNKRTNYRKLAIASPFSAPWKHLVRDWSSSSTTSFYVLRHRQQLEMIDECLKRRRPCLPASLPEEALIQIHLRLVARGNVKDNALICLPTAADHKQRWHQFKRNEAAPVHVEPALPDLNERERKELRQSHKIQLKRLRARRVREKRRLQETANRRVHIRAANTAQLVRSQLETMCRLWLPTDPAELRDSVRRQCSREVFGYVRSAGFSFTEASVCAVGYVTAAGLQQLLSELPHGRGGKSPLMCLVRDPDSRDYRWASFQLNLNVASPAF, translated from the coding sequence atGAGCAACAGCCAAAAGCTGGAATACGACTCCAGCCTGGGCGGCCGGGTGACATTGCCCTCGCACATCACCACCTACCACTATGCGGCGGGGGCTTTGCAGGAGATCCGCAGCCTGATCGCCGACGCCGAACAGACAACGCAGCGCAGCAGCAAGCTGATCTTCCAGACGCTGCCCAAGCACATGCGCCGCCGGGCAATGTCGCATCACCCAAAGCGTTTGCCGCGCAAATACCGCCAGGCGCACAAATCCCAGATGTCCAAGGGCGGCAACCAGCCGGTGAACGGCAAGCGTCCCTCGCGTAAGTATCGCCGTCGTCCCAAGAATCTGATGCGTGAATACATACGCCGCCAGCGGCAACATATCTGGCTGGAGACACACATCTGGCACGCCAAGCGCTTTCACATGGTCAATCGCTGGGGACACCGATTGCCGCTGGCCAGCTGCGACAAGACCTACCGGGCCTGCTATCGTGCCAGTGCCCAGCACTGTCTACTGCAGGATATCTCCTTTTACGGCTGTGTAGAGCTGCGTGGAAGTTTGGAGGCACTGCGTCAAGGATTCGCCAGGCTAACGAGTCCCGAATGCGGCCTGGGCATAGCGGCCAAGACTTTTGTGAGCGGACGGCGAGAGGGGAATGTAGAGCTCTTTGCGGATGGCCAGTATCCGCAGGGAGCTCTTCAGCGTGTTAGCTTTATGTGGCGTCCTctgaagaaggaggaggagcaacagcagccagaGGAACTGGCGGAACGCActctgtggctgtggctgcaTCCCAGTGCCGCTCAAGCTACCATTGAGCAGTTAGTGCAAGTCTTCCAGCTGAAGTCAAAGAAGCAACAGAAGCTGCCattggaggaggagaaggagatggaggaggaggataagGAGAAGGAGACGGAGGAGAAGGAGTTGCCAGGCGGGATTAAGGAGAAGCCTTTAGAGAAACCCCTACGCTTCTGGACACAAACCAAGGCCTTTGAGGTGGAGCCCACTTACTCCAATCTTGATGAAACTCTTCACTTGGTGCTAATGCAGCGTGCCTTCAGCCGATTCCGTTTGACAGGACCTCGGGCGCAAGGTGTCCTGGCTGCTAGCCTTCGCCCAAAACAGACTGAAAACCAGGACGAAGCCAAGGCCGACTACTGCCAGGCGGCTCTACAGCTAAGTTCACCCAGCGAGCTGCTTTCCAACCTAGTGATGGGCTACCAAGTGGTAGATCCACGCCTCCAAAGACCAAAGAAACGCACCAAGGCGGAGATCGTGTCCCAGCCAAGCTCCTCTCCCGGAAATCTGCTtttaaatcaaccaaaaacccTACCCGAAAGTCCCCTTTGGTCCAAGGAAACCCGCCAGCAACTGGCCAAAGGCATCATGACCACACAGGCTTATGAACAGCTGCGTCAGCAGCATGCCGTGGTGCCGGGTTCCCCCTGTGCCTTTGAGCAGGAAATGCAAGCTGTACCCTTGATACTAATCCAACGACCAGGATCTCAGGATTCCAGCTACAAGAGGCTGGCCTATGGATGCGGCTGGGATGTGATTGTGCCGGCTGGCTATGGTATGAACCTTTGGCTCACCCTAACCATGTGGGGTGCCAGGCCAGGTGGCTTAAGGGAGCTGGATACAGTGGCCAGGGAGGCGGGTGCTGAAATCCATCTGCCCGATACGGTGGCCGGAGTCCAAGAGTCGGCTGCCACGGCTGAGGAGCTGCGTAATCGCTACTTTCGGCTGCCGCCCAACAAGCGAACGAATTATAGGAAACTGGCAATAGCCAGTCCTTTTAGTGCACCCTGGAAACATCTAGTGAGAGACTGGAGTTCATCATCTACCACCTCCTTCTATGTTCTCCGCCATCGTCAACAATTGGAGATGATTGATGAATGCCTAAAGAGACGCCGGCCATGTCTACCGGCATCCCTGCCCGAGGAGGCCCTCATCCAAATCCATTTGCGACTGGTGGCTCGTGGTAATGTCAAGGACAATGCTTTGATTTGCCTGCCTACAGCGGCGGATCACAAACAGCGTTGGCATCAGTTCAAGCGGAATGAGGCGGCACCTGTGCATGTGGAGCCCGCCTTACCAGATCTCAATGAACGGGAACGCAAGGAGCTGCGCCAAAGTCACAAGATTCAACTGAAACGTTTGCGAGCGCGTAGAGTCCGGGAAAAGCGTCGCCTCCAGGAAACGGCCAACCGGCGGGTACACATCCGGGCGGCCAACACAGCTCAGCTGGTGCGTTCGCAACTGGAGACCATGTGCCGCCTGTGGCTGCCCACCGATCCTGCGGAGTTAAGGGACAGCGTACGCCGTCAGTGCAGCCGTGAAGTCTTTGGTTATGTGCGTTCTGCCGGTTTTAGCTTTACGGAGGCCTCGGTTTGTGCCGTGGGCTATGTCACCGCCGCCGGATTGCAGCAGCTACTCAGTGAACTGCCACATGGCAGAGGAGGCAAGTCGCCGCTGATGTGCCTGGTGCGTGACCCGGATAGCCGCGACTACAGATGGGCCAGCTTCCAGCTGAATCTGAACGTGGCCAGTCCAGCCTTTTGA